The DNA sequence CTTTACCAAAAAATCGTTCACAAATTCCTAATTTCTGCTGAAAATCTAGTGGTTGTATCCACTTTAGAGGTAAAGGTAGAGAAACTGTTTTTGTAATCATGTTTTTTAATTAAAATACAACGCTATGATACAGTTTTTCATATTGTTCCAGAATCACCGAGGCGGAAAAACTTGTCTCTGCCCGTTGACGACATTGTTCACGTTCAATATTGGACAATTTGTTAACAGCAATAACCCCTTCATCAAGAGTATTAATTAAATAACCATCAGTACCTTGCCTGATAATCTCTGGTAATGCTCCTCTAGGGCAAGATATCACAGGTGTGCCACAAGCCAGAGCTTCTGCAAAAACAATCCCAAAAGGTTCTTCCCATTCTATTGGTACAATCATCGCCGCCGCTTGTCCCAAAAGTTCATTTTTCTGAATGTCGTTGACAGCGCCAACATACTCAATGCCATCTTTGCCTAAATGAGGAACGATTTCTTCTTGCCAGTATTTACCTGCTTCCCCAGTTGTGGCATGATTTCCAGCAATGATTAAGTTACGTCCAGTTTTTTTGGCAATGGCAATAGCGGTATGCGCTCCTTTAATCCGTTCTACTCGGCTGAGAAATACTAAAGGTGCATCGGAAGCTACCTTTGGTTGGAAAGTGTATTTTTCTATTTCGACACAGTTGTGAATAGTATGCCAAACTCCTCCAGAAGTTTTTCCAGTTTTACAAATATAATCACTACAACCTGTAAAAGTTAGAGAACCCTTGGCAAGTTTGACAGCCCAGCTAGTGGTGCGATGGCTGGGATATCTCTGATAAGACATCACTTTGGGGAGACGTGCAGATAACAGAGGTAATAAGTAAAGGATGCGAGAGAAACTATGAATAATATCAGGCTGAAACTGCTGTACTGCTGACAATAGGGTGATTGTATTTTGCAGTGCATCAAATTTGTTTTGCGATCGCTTTCCCATCCAAGCGAAAGACTGATTTGCAGGTGATGTTGAGTCAAGGTGAGCCACCAGTCCCACAGTGTGTCCACGCGCCTGCAATCCTTTTACAAGTAAATCAACAATACGTTCAATACCACCGTATAGTTTTGGTGGTACTGGTAATTCCGGATCAGCTGTTAGCAGAATTTTCATCTCTCTGGTTTAGCTATTGTTTGTCTATGCCGCCAGTCACTGTTACTTTTTGGTATATTATTTTACTTTCTTGAGAAAAGTACATTAAAATATAGCAATCGACTAGGATTATTCCAAATAACCTGATCATAAATAGTTGTTATTTGATATCCATATAATTTCAAATAATCGTCTATTAACCTAATGTTAGTATGGTAATTATTATTTTCTAAAATTGTTGCTTCAGCTATAACAAAGTTTATCTTGTTGCTTGTTAGGCTTTGCTTGGCTCCTTGTAATACGTTAAGCTCATACCCTTCTGTGTCAATCTTTAGTAAGTCTATACTGGCTATACAATGAGAAGATAAAAAACTATCAATAGTTATGACCTGAATAACTTCTGAATTTTGTTTTTCATTTTCCGTAACTCTGTTCTTTAGAGAATGAGTTTGTGAATCTGAATTTATCTGAATAGCTATAGTTTCTTCCTTATCTCCCAACGCGAAATTGTAAGAGGAAATTTGAGGATACTTCTCTACATTCTTTCTTAATGATTCAAAATTGCTTTGAACCGGCTCAAATGAATATATTTTGGCTGATGGAAATTTCTTGCTAAAATTGATTGCAGTTTCACCTCTATGAGCGCCACAATCAAATATCGTTTTAAAATTATATGAGTTAATCCTATTGGATAGGTCATAAGCAATATCTATGCCTGCTGGTAAGTTCCTCAATTGGCAAACTATCCATCCTCTTTTATGGATTTGGTTCTTTACTTGTTCCTTTAATGCGCCTAAAATATTATTATACATAGGTTTAAATAATAGTTAATTTTTCCTGAACAAAAGCTAGTCATATCAATTACACAATGATTAAATAATGCTAAGGTATAGCATATTTCAATGATTATCTATGTGCAGTTAAGAAAGGTTTTA is a window from the Aulosira sp. FACHB-615 genome containing:
- a CDS encoding glycosyltransferase; the protein is MKILLTADPELPVPPKLYGGIERIVDLLVKGLQARGHTVGLVAHLDSTSPANQSFAWMGKRSQNKFDALQNTITLLSAVQQFQPDIIHSFSRILYLLPLLSARLPKVMSYQRYPSHRTTSWAVKLAKGSLTFTGCSDYICKTGKTSGGVWHTIHNCVEIEKYTFQPKVASDAPLVFLSRVERIKGAHTAIAIAKKTGRNLIIAGNHATTGEAGKYWQEEIVPHLGKDGIEYVGAVNDIQKNELLGQAAAMIVPIEWEEPFGIVFAEALACGTPVISCPRGALPEIIRQGTDGYLINTLDEGVIAVNKLSNIEREQCRQRAETSFSASVILEQYEKLYHSVVF
- a CDS encoding FkbM family methyltransferase, giving the protein MYNNILGALKEQVKNQIHKRGWIVCQLRNLPAGIDIAYDLSNRINSYNFKTIFDCGAHRGETAINFSKKFPSAKIYSFEPVQSNFESLRKNVEKYPQISSYNFALGDKEETIAIQINSDSQTHSLKNRVTENEKQNSEVIQVITIDSFLSSHCIASIDLLKIDTEGYELNVLQGAKQSLTSNKINFVIAEATILENNNYHTNIRLIDDYLKLYGYQITTIYDQVIWNNPSRLLYFNVLFSRK